From a single Terriglobia bacterium genomic region:
- the hpnI gene encoding bacteriohopanetetrol glucosamine biosynthesis glycosyltransferase HpnI encodes MPFHIARQFLAWIFLVPAVGGSVYAVLCLLAMIRLRTRARQPSKHSFSAWPPVTVLKPVYGLEKNLRENLRSVCCQDYPDYQVVFSAQRRDDPAIPLLKEIQQEFGSARVTIAIEECRAGTNGKINNMIGGLKHARHDILVIGDSDVLLRPDYLKTIVAPLADREVGFVCTLYKAACADNWYEKVELLTLNADLMTSIIFAHVTGAAKFCLGASTALRRSTLEEIGGLPALADYLVEDYEMGRRIWNSGKKNAIIPYFIDTIMDLKSPSQWWGHQVYWDQNNRAARPIAFSATVLLRSVPFALLYAAVRPGDITGLSVLLGALVLRLATAAVNLGWGLRDREGLRSLYLLPFRDIASLISFFLAYTKRTTVWRGAHFTLTRDGRLVAQEGNP; translated from the coding sequence ATGCCCTTTCATATTGCAAGGCAGTTTCTCGCATGGATCTTTCTCGTCCCAGCCGTGGGCGGCTCGGTTTATGCGGTTCTGTGCCTGCTCGCCATGATACGGCTCCGCACACGCGCTCGGCAGCCGTCAAAGCATTCCTTTTCGGCCTGGCCTCCCGTCACTGTTTTGAAGCCGGTCTACGGTCTCGAGAAAAATCTGCGCGAGAATCTGCGCAGCGTCTGCTGCCAGGATTACCCGGACTACCAGGTCGTGTTTTCCGCGCAGAGACGGGATGATCCCGCGATTCCGCTCTTGAAGGAAATCCAACAGGAATTCGGCAGCGCAAGGGTCACGATCGCCATCGAGGAGTGCCGGGCCGGCACCAACGGCAAGATCAACAATATGATCGGCGGCCTCAAACATGCGCGCCACGACATTCTGGTGATTGGTGACAGCGATGTGCTTTTGAGGCCCGACTATCTCAAAACCATCGTCGCTCCTCTGGCGGACCGGGAGGTTGGATTTGTCTGTACGCTGTATAAAGCGGCTTGCGCGGACAACTGGTACGAGAAGGTCGAGCTGTTGACCCTGAATGCGGATCTGATGACGAGCATAATTTTTGCGCATGTCACGGGAGCCGCGAAATTCTGCCTTGGCGCCTCTACGGCATTGCGGCGCTCCACGCTCGAGGAAATCGGTGGTCTGCCCGCGCTGGCCGACTATCTGGTCGAAGATTATGAGATGGGGCGACGCATCTGGAATTCGGGAAAGAAGAATGCAATTATCCCTTACTTTATCGATACGATCATGGATCTCAAGAGCCCCTCACAATGGTGGGGACATCAAGTCTACTGGGATCAAAACAATCGTGCCGCCCGGCCGATCGCCTTCTCCGCCACCGTGTTGCTACGGTCCGTGCCTTTCGCGCTGCTTTATGCCGCCGTGCGTCCCGGCGATATTACCGGACTGTCGGTGCTGCTGGGGGCTCTCGTTCTGAGACTGGCGACGGCAGCGGTGAATCTCGGATGGGGCCTCCGCGACCGCGAGGGACTGCGCAGTCTTTACCTGCTGCCGTTTCGTGATATTGCCTCCCTGATTTCCTTTTTTCTTGCCTACACCAAGCGCACCACCGTATGGCGCGGCGCGCATTTCACCCTTACGCGCGATGGACGTCTCGTCGCTCAAGAGGGGAATCCATGA